The Pseudonocardia sp. HH130630-07 DNA window GCGGTGCGCCGGCTCGCCGCCCGCGGCGCCCGGGGCTTCAAGTTCCACCCGTCGCTGCAGGCGTTCGAGCCGAACGACCCGGCCTACTACCCGATCTACCAGGCGATCTCCGACGCGGGGGTGCCCGCGCTGTTCCACACGGGCCAGACCGGGATCGGGGCCGGGCTGCCGGGCGGGCACGGGATCAAGCTGCGGTACTCGAACCCGATGCTGCTCGACGACGTCGCCGCGGACTTCCCCGACCTCACGATCGTCATGGCCCACCCGAGCGTGCCGTGGCAGGACGAGGCGATCTCGATCGCCACCCACAAGGCCAACGTGTTCGTCGACCTGTCGGGCTGGCGGCCGAAGTACTTCCCGCCGCAGCTCGTGCGCGCGGCGGACACCGTGCTGCGGCACAAGGTGCTCTTCGGCTCGGACTTCCCGGTGATCACCCCGGACCGCTGGCTGGCCGACTTCGCCGAGCTGGACCTGCGCGACGAGGTGCGCCCGCTGATCCTGAAGGACAACGCCGTCCGGGTGCTCGGGCTGGTGTGAGCGGTGCCCGGCAACCTGTCCACCCCGGGAGCGAGCGTCACCTCCCGGGTGTTCGCCCTGCTCGGGGCGTTCGACGCCGAGCACCGGTCGATGCCGGTCAGCGTGCTGGCCCGGCGGGCGGGGGTGCCGCTGGCGACCGCGCACCGGCTCGTCACGGAGCTGGTCGCGCTCGGTGGGCTGGAACGCCGCGGCGACGAGTACGTCATCGGGCGGCGGCTGTGGGACCTCGGCCTGCTGGCGCCGGTGCAGGCCGAGCTACGCCACGTCGCGGCCCCGTTCCTGCAGGACCTCTTCGCCGCCGCGCACGCGACCGTGCACCTCGCCGAGCGGGCCGGGCACGAGGTGCTCTACCTGGACCGGCTGTCCGGGCGGGCCGACGTCCCGGTCCTCAGCCGGGTCGGGGGCCGGCTCCCGCTGCACGCCACCGGGGTCGGGAAGGTGCTGCTCGCACACGCCCCGGCCGACGTGCGCCGCGCGGTGCTCGCCGACCTGCCCCGGCTCACCCCCTACACCCTGACCCGGCCGGCGCTGCTGGCCGAACAGCTGGAGCGGGTGCGCCGGGACGGGTTCGCCCGCACCGTCGACGAGATGAGCGTCGGCGCCTGCTCGGTCGCCGTCCCGGTGCGGCGCCGGGGCGAGGTCGTCGCCGCGCTCGGGCTGGTCCTGCCCGACCTGCGGCGGGGACACGCGAGCCCGGTGGCGGCCCTGACGGTGGCGGCCGCCGGGATCGGGCGCTCCCTTTCCGCTCAGTGAGAGCGCGCGCTGGATCGCGGTGCGTCCGGCGGCCACGCTCGTGGCATGCGTACCGAGGTCGCCATCGTCGGCGCCGGCCCGGCCGGTCTCCTGCTCTCCCACCTGCTCGACCGTGCCGGTGTCGAGTCCGTCGTCGTCGAGACCCGCTCCCGGCAGTACGTGGAGTCCCGGATCCGGGCCGGGATCCTGGAGCAGTCCACGGTGGACCTGCTGCGGTCGGTGGGGCTGGGGGAACGACTGGACTCCGAGGGTGACGTGCACCGCGGCATCCACCTGCAGTGGCCGGGCCGGCGCCACCACCTCGACTTCCAGGACCTGGTCGGCCGCAGCGTGACCGTGTACGGGCAGACCGAGGTGACCAAGGACCTCGGCCGGGCTCGGGAGGCGGCCGGTCAGCACATCGTCTACGAGGTCTCCGGCACCGCGGTGCACGACATCGGGACCGACCGGCCGTCGGTCACGTACACGAAGGACGGCCGCACCGAGCGGCTGGAGGCCGCCGTCGTCGTCGGGTGCGACGGGTCGTTCGGGCCGAGCCGGGCGGCCGTCCCGGAGCCGCGGACGTGGGAGCGGACCTACCCGTACTCCTGGCTCGGCATCCTCGCCGACGTGGCGCCGTCGACCGACGAGCTGATCTACGCCTGGCACCCGGACGGCTTCGCGCTGCACTCCATGCGGTCGGCCGCGGTGTCCCGGCTCTACCTGCAGGTCCCGAACGGCACCGATCCGGGGACCTGGTCCGACGACCGGATCTGGGACGCCCTGGCCGCCCGGCTGGGGCACGGACACGACGGCTGGAGCCTGACCCCCGGCCCGATCACCGAGAAGTCGGTGCTGCCGATGCGCTCCTTCGTCCAGCAGCCGATGCGGCACGGGCGGCTGTTCCTGGCCGGGGACGCGGCACACATCGTGCCGCCCACCGGGGCGAAGGGGCTCAACCTCGCGGTGGCCGACGTCGCGCTGCTCGCGCCGGCGCTGGCCGCACTGCTCCGGCGCGGGGACACCACGCCGGCCGACGGGTACTCCGAGACCGCGCTGCGGCGGGTCTGGCGCTGCACCCACTTCTCCTGGTCGATGACGACGATGCTGCACACCTCCTCCGACCCGTTCGACGACCGGCTGCAGCGCTCCCAGCTGGAGTGGATCGCGGCGAGCACCGCGGCCGCGACCGGGCTCGCCGAGAACTACGCCGGCCTGCCGATCGGCTTCTGAACCCCGGTCATCCCACGACGGCCCCGATGAGGTCCGCGACCCGGACGACGGCCGGGCCCGGGTCCGGTGGGTGCACGAGCACCAGGGGCACGTGCACCGGGTCGGCCAGCGGGACGAAGGCGACCCCGTCCAGGCGCAACGCCGTGACCGAGGCGGGGACCAGGCCGAAGCCGAGCCCGGCGGCCACCGACACGACGAGCGTCCCGGTCTCGCCCACCTCCACGATCTCGGGGTCGAGGCCGGCCCGCCGGCAGACGTCGACGGTCAGCGGCTGCATGGTCGAGCGGCGCCCGGACGGGTGGGTGACCAGGGGCGTCCCGGCGAGGCCGGCCAGCTCGACCACCTCGGCCCCGGCCCGCGGGTGCCCGGCGGGCAGGACGGCCATCAGCGGTTCCTCCCGCAGCACCCGCACGTGGAGATCGTCCGGGAGCACCGGACCCGGCCGGACGACGGCGATGTCGAGGTCCCCGGAGCGGACGGCGTCGAGCAGGAACGGGCCGAGCAGCTCGCCGCGCAGGTCGAGGTCGAGATCGGGGAGCTCGGCCCGGACCCGCTGGGACACCCGCGGCAACACGTCGTAGGTGGCGGTGCCGACGAACCCGGCCCGGACCCGGCCCGCCCGGCCGGTGGCGAGCAGGGCGAGATCGGCCGCCGTCCGGTCCACGGCGCGCAGGATCTCGGTGGCCCGCTCCTGCAGCAGGCGACCGGCCCCGGTCAGCTCGGCCCGCCGGGTGGACCGGTCCAGCAGCCGGACCCCGGTCTCCTGTTCCAGCTGGCGCAGCTGCTGGGACAGGGCAGGCTGGGCGATGTGCAGGCGGGCCGCCGCCCGGCCGAAGTGGCGCTCCTCGGCGAGGACGACGAACGACCGGAGATGGCGCAGCTCCACGACGGTGAGTATATGCATGCTGCTTATGAATCGGTCGCGTATGAGTATTGGACGTGATCGGTGCGTCTGCCTACCGTGGCGCCGTGCCCTCCTCCTTCCTCTACACCAGCAGCCGGACGATGTTCGGGCGGTTCGGTGGTGCCCTGGCCGGCGTGCGGCCCGACGACCTGTCCGCGGCCGCCGTGTCCGGGCTGCTGGCCCGGGTCCCCGGGCTGGACCCGGGCGGGATCGGTGACGTGGCCTGGGGCTGTGCGAACCAGGCCGGTGAGGACAACCGCAACGTCGGCCGGATGGCGGTGCTGCTCGCCGGGCTGCCGACGACGGTGCCCGCCACCACGGTCAACCGGCTCTGCGGCTCCTCGCTCGACGCCGCGATGCAGGGCTCGCGCGCGGTCGAGGTCGGTGACGCCGACGTCGTCGTGGCCGGTGGCGTGGAGTCGATGACCCGGGCGCCGTGGGTGCTGCCCAAGCCGTCGCGCGCCTACCCGGCGGGCAACGTCACCGCGGTGTCGACGACCCTGGGCTGGCGGCTGGTGAACGCGCGCATGCCCGCCGAGTGGACGGTGTCGCTGGGGGAGTGCAACGAGCAGCTCGCGGACCGCTTCGGCATCGAGCGCGAGCGCCAGGACGAGTTCGCCGCCCGCTCGCACCGGCTCGCCGCCCTGGCCTGGGCGGACGGCTTCTACGACGACCTCGTCGTCCCGGTCGACGGTGTCACCCCGGGCCGGGACGAGGGCATCCGGGACGGCTCCACCCCGGAGACGCTCGCCGGGCTCAAGCCGAGCTTCCGCCCGGACGGCACGATCACCGCGGGCAACGCCAGCCCGCTGAGCGACGGCGCCGCGGCGGTGCTGCTGGGCTCGGAGGCCGCCGCCGCGGCGATCGGCGCCGATCCGCTGGCCCGGATCGCCGGTCGCGGGGTCTCCGCCCTCGACCCGCAGGAGTTCGGGTTCGCCCCGGTCGAGGCGGCCGCGCGGGCGCTGGCCCGGGCCGGGATCGGCTGGGACGACGTCTCCGCCGTGGAACTGAACGAGGCGTTCGCGGTGCAGTCCCTCGCCTGCGTCGACGCCTGGGGGATCGACCCCGGCATCGTCAACGCCACCGGCGGGGCGCTCGCGCTCGGGCACCCGCTCGGCGCCTCGGGAGCCCGCGTGCTCGGCACCCTGGCGGCCCGGCTGGCCCGGTCGGGGCAGCGCTGGGGCGTCGCCGCGATCTGCATCGGCGTGGGCCAGGCGCTGGCCGTCGTGCTGGAGAACGTCGCCGGGGACCGGTCATGACGCCGCGGGTGTGCGACGGCTGCGACGAGGCCGTCGAGGGGACCGCCGACGGCGCGACCGTGCTGGTGGGCGGGTTCGGGATGGCGGGCATGCCGGTCGACCTGGTCGACGCGCTGATCCGCCAGGGCGCGGGGGACCTGACCGTCGTGTCGAACAACGCGGGCAACGGCGACACCGGTCTGGCGGCGCTGCTCGCCACCGGCCGGGTGCGCAAGGTGGTCTGCTCGTTCCCCCGGCAGGCCGACTCCTGGGTGTTCGACGAGCTCTACCGGTCCGGCCGGATCGAGCTGGAGGTGGTGCCGCAGGGCACCCTGGCCGAGCGGTTGCGCGCCGGCGGTGCCGGGATCGGGGCCTTCTTCACCCCCACCGGTGCCGGGACGCTGCTGGCCGAGGGCAAGGAGACCCGCGAGCTCGGCGGTCGCACGCAGGTACTGGAGTACCCGATCACCGGGGATCTCGCGCTGATCAGGGCGCACGTCGCGGACCGGATGGGCAACCTCGTCTACCGCCGGACCGCCCGCAACTTCGGGCCGGTCATGGCGACCGCCGCCCGCACCGTCGCGGTGCAGGTGGAACGGGTCGTCGAGGCCGGGGTGCTCGATCCGGAGGCCGTGGTGACCCCGGGCATCCATGTCGACCGCATCGTCCCCGCCACCGTGGAGGCCGCCTCGTGAGCCCGGATCCCCAGCCCCGGTCCCAGCCCCGTTCCAAGGACGGGATCGCCGCGGCGATCGCCCGCGACATCGCGGCCGAGCACCCCGGTGGCGCCTACGTCAACCTGGGGATCGGCCAGCCCACGCTCGTCGCGGACCACCTGCCGGGTGGTTCGGGCATCGTGCTGCACACCGAGAACGGGATGCTCAACATGGGCCCCGCCGCCCACGGTGACGACGTCGACCCCGACCTGATCAACGCGGGCAAGGTCCCGGTCACCGAGCTGCCGGGGGCGGCGTACTTCCACCAGGCGGACTCGTTCGCGATGATGCGCGGCGGCCACCTGGACGTCTGCGTGCTGGGCGCCTTCCAGGTCTCGGCCGCGGGCGATCTCGCCAACTGGCACACCGGTGCACCCGGGGCGATCCCCGCCGTCGGCGGGGCCATGGATCTGGCGATCGGGGCCAAGCGGGTGTGGGTCATGATGACCCTGTTCGACAAGCGGGGGACACCGAAGATCGTGCCGCGGTGCGACTACCCGCTCACCGCGCTCGCCTGCATCGACCGGGTCTACACCGACCTCGGCACCTTCGAGGTCGGCCCGGGCGGGGTGCGGGCCCGGGAGCTGCACGGGATCTCCCGGCCGGAGCTCGTCGAGCGGCTCGGCCCGGTGGAGCTCGCCGACGCCTGAGACCCGGTCAGGGACGTGCCGTGGTCACCTGCCACCGGCCGTCGCCGACCGGCACCACGACGACCAGCGCCGCGGACGTCCCCGCCGCCTCCGGTGCCGGGACGGTCCGGGTCGCCTCGACGGTGAACGTCCGGGTGCTCCCGTCGTCGAGCCGCAGGACCAGGTCGGTGGCCGGGTCCGCGGGGACCGGGGCGTCGAGCCGGACCGTCCAGCCCGCGGCGCTCGGGGTCGAGCCCGGCGCGGTGGGCAGGCCGTCGCCGGCGACCGGGACCTGCGGAGCCGGCCGGGTCGTGCCGTCGACGACCAGGGCGATCACCCGGACCCGCGCGGACTGGTGCTGCGCGGCCGGGGTCGGCGGCTGCGCCGCCGACGTCGTGGGCGGGGGCGTGGTGGGCGGGGGCGTGGTGGGTTCGGATGGCGGTCCGGTGCCGGCGGTCGGCGGCGGTGCCGGCGCAGCGGTCGTCTCCGTGGCGCGGTCGCTCGGTGCCGACTGCGGATCGGCCGACTGCGGATCGGCCGACTGCGGATCGGCCGGCTGCGGGCCGGGCGGCGGTGGCGGGCCCCCGGTCGCCGGTGGTGCCGGGGCGGGCGGAGCCGATCCGGGGGGCGGCGGAGGTCCCGGCCGCGACGTGCCCTCCGCCGGTGCACTCGGCGGCGTCGACCCCGGCGGGGCGGACGTGGACGGATCGGCCCGGGGATGCGCGCGGGGTGGTCCGTCGGGGGCCGGTCGGCCACCGCCGGTACGCGGGCCGGACGGTGCGGGTGCCGGACGGGTGGCGGGCGGACCGGCGGACGGCTGCGGCGCCGGCCGGGCCTCGGGCGGACCGGCGGCGCCGGTCCCCGGCGGAACCGGGCGGCTGGATCCTCCGGGGTTCCGCGGAGCCGGTGCGGTCCGGTCGCCGGTGGCGGGCGGCGCGTCCGGCCCGCCCTCCGGCCGGGGTGCGGGCGGCCGGACCGCCCGGGGCTCGGACGGCCGGGGTTCGGACGGCCGGGTCGCGGACGGCGCCCCGGCGGACGGCGCCCCCGCAGAAGGCCTGCTCGCGGACGGCCGGGTCGCGGACGGACCGGCCGCGGACGGCCGGGCGGTGGACGGCCGGGACACGGAGCGGTCCGAGGTCCCCGGTGCGGTGGAGGACCGGGGCGTGCCCGGCCGGGCGGCCGCGACGCTGTCGGCCGCGGAGCGCGACTCGGGTGGCTGCGGCGCCCGCGGGTCCGGCACCGTGGCCGGGCGCGGCGCCGCTGGCGCCCGGAACTCGGGCTGGTCGGGGATCGTGGGGTCGGGGCGCTCGGGGACGGCCGGGTCGGGCGCCGGCAGCGACCCGGTGCCCGTCGCGGCGGGCCTGCTGGCGCCGAGGTAGTCGTCGCCGGGGTAGCGGTACCAGGCGGTCTGCACCGGCTTGCCGAACGTCGGCGCGTTCACCATCCGGCCCGACCCGATGTACATGCCGACGTGGTGCACCTTCTTCACGGTGCCGTAGAACACCAGGTCACCCGGCTGCAGCGGGGAACCGGCCGGCACCCGTGGCCCGTGCCGGTACTGGGTGTGCGCCGTGCGCGGGAGCGTGACCCCGGCCTTCTCGTAGGCGAACGTGGTCAGGCCGGAGCAGTCGAAGCCCCGGTGCCCGTTCTCCGGGCCGTCGCCGCCCCACACGTAGGGCAGGCCGATCTGCTTCATCGCGACGTCGACGGCGATCTTCGCCCGTTGGTCGGGCAGCGCCGACGTCGCGGCGACCGGCTCGATCGACGACCGCCCGCCGCGGCCCCCGGACGGCGGGGCGGGCCCGTCGCCGGCGGGTGGAGCGGCCTCCGCGCCGGATCCGGACGGCGGTGCGGCGTCCGTGGTGGTGGACGTGCCCGGTGGTGGCGAACCGGCCGGCGCCTGCTGATCGGCCGAGGGCACGGGTGGTGCGATCGCCACCGCCGACCACAGGACGAGCCCGGCACAGACGGCACCGGCGGCGACGCCGATCGAGCGGGACCGGTCCGGCCGGCGCCGCGGGCCGGGGCCGTCGCCGGTGCGCAGCAGCGCGGGGAGGTCGACGTCGGTCCCAGCGGGCACGGTCCGGACCATCGACGTCGGCAGCTCGGCGTCGGTGCCCCACAACGGCGCGACGACCGTGGGCGGGAGCAGTGGCGCGGCGACGACAGTGGTCGGATCTTCGTCCGCGGAGATCGCCGGGAGATCGACCGCGGTCACCGGTGGCGGTCCGGCGATCTCCCGCCGCGGGGCGTCCTCCGGCTGAGTGGCGTCCACCGGCGGTGCGGCGTCGCAGTGCGGGCACCGGCCGTCGGGGCCGTGCAGCCAGAACCGCTCACACGGAGCGGGGCCGATCTGCTTCTTCGGCATGTGCTGCGTTCCCATTCCTGCCGGACGACGACTCGGGTGGACGCCCGGACGCCGTGCATCGGCGCCGGACGTGCTGCTGGCGGGCTAGGAGCGCAGCCGATCGGTCCCCGGCCCGGACCAGGGCGGGCGCGGCGCGCCGACGCTGCGCACGGTGCCCGGCCGGTGGTCGCCGCCCGTGCCGGACACGGCCCGCGAGGGGGCGGTGCAGCACGGGGCACGACCGGTGTCCCGACGCGGAAAGTACTTCACGTGCGAACCATATCCCACGGCGTACGGCTCGACCACGGTGCGACCGAAGCGTGCACCCGGAGCGAGAGATCGGATGCGTGAGCGTGTCGCCCGGGGGCGTCGGGGCAGTGGGTGACCGGCGCCCGCTCCGCCCGACCGTGTACGCGCTTTGCAAGATCGCGAGTTCGAATCTGCGATGGACGCGTAGCTTCCCCGTGCTCGACACTTCATATACCACGACCGTCAGGCGCCGACGGAGCGGGTCACCCACCGAACCACCGACCCCACCGATCCCGCAGGAGGAAGCCATGTCCCGATACCGCGCAGTCGTCGTCGGACTCGGCGGACTCGGCTCGGCGGCGCTGCACCGGCTCGCCGTCGAGCTGGGCCCCGGGGTGCTCGGCATCGAGCAGTTCGACCTCGGCCACGTCCGGGGGGCCTCCCAGGACCACTCCCGGATCATCCGTCTCGCCCAGCACCAGGACGACTACGCCGCACTGGCGGCACCCGCCTACAAGGCGTGGGACGAGGTCGAGTCCGAGTCCGGTCAGACGCTCGTCACCCGCACCGGCGGCCTCGTGATCGAGGACCGTGCCGCGCGCCGGGGTGCGGCCACCGGCAGCCGCAACATCGAGGGCTACACCGCGATGTTCGACCGGTACGGCGTGGCGTACGAGCTGCTCGACGCCGACGAGCTGGTCGCCCGCTGGCCGCAGTTCCGGGCCGGGGGCAGCGAGCAGGCGCTGTACCAGTCCGAGTCGGGCATCGTCGACGCCGCGCGGGCGAACGCCGTGCACGTCGCGCTGGCCAGGGCGCACGGCGCGGAGGTCCGCGCCCGCACGCCGGTCCGGGAGCTGCGCCCCGACGGCGACGGCGTCGCCGTCGTGACCGACGAGGGCACCGTGCTGGCCGACCGCGCGGTCGTCGCCACCGACGCCTGGACCAACCAGGTGCTGGCCGGGGCCGGGCTGCGGCTGCCGCTGACCGTGCTGCGCGAGCAGGTCACCTACTACGCGACCCCGCACCTCGCCGAGTTCTCGCCGTCGCGGTTCCCGGTGTTCATGTGGCACGGCAGCCACAACTTCTACGGGTTCCCGGTCTACGGCGAGGTCGCCACCAAGATCGGGCAGCACATGGGTGGCGACGAGACCACCGCGGACGACCGGTCCTTCGAACCCGACCCGGTGCGCCAGGAGCGCTACGCCGCGTTCGTCGACCGGCACCTGCCCCGGTTCGGCGGACCCGAGCTGTACTCGAAGACCTGCCTCTACACCGTGCCGCCGGACCAGAACTTCGTCCTGGACCGGGTGCCGGGGCACCCGCAGATCGTCGTCGCGATCGGGGCGGGGCACGCCTACAAGTTCGCCGCGCTGATCGGCGGGCTGCTCACCGACCTCGCCCTGGACCGCGCACCGGCCCATCCCGTCGACGGGTTCGCCCTCGACCGGCCCGCGCTGACCGACCCGTCGTTCGGCCGCACCTTCCACACCTGAGCCGCGCCACCCCGCACCGCACCGCACCGTCCCGGAGAGGAGACCCGCGATGACCGCCGAGAGCACCGTCGCTCCCGCGACCGACCCGTACACCGCCCTGCCGGCCCGTCCCGTCGATCCGGCGCTGTTCACCGAGGAGTCCACCTACGCCGCCACCCGGCGCCCGGTGGAGCTGTCCTCCACCCTGATCCCCGACGCCTACACCTCCCCGGAGTTCTTCGCGCTGGAACAGGAGCGGATCTTCGCGAACGGCTGGGTGGCGGCCGGGTTCGCCGGTGACGTGGACCGGCCGGGGGCCTGCGTCGTCGTCGACGTCGCCGGGCGTTCGGTGATCGTCACCCGGAACCGGCACGGCGCGCTGCGCGGCTTCCACAACGTCTGCCGGCACCGGGCCACCGCGCTGCTGGATCCGGACACCCGCGAGGTCGGCCGGCGGGGCCGGATCCGGTGCCCGTACCACAACTGGACCTACGACACCGACGGAGCGTGCCTGGGTACGCCGCTGTTCGAGGGCTCGGACGTGCCGGAGGGACAGGAGGCCATCTTCGACACCTCCGAGGCGCGCGGCTTCGACCGGGCCGACTACGGCCTGCTGCCGGTGGCCGTCGAGACCTGGGGCTTCCTGCTGTTCGTCAACCTCGCCGCCGATCCGGCGCCGCTGGCCACCCAGCTCGGTGACCTCCCGCAGCGGTTCGCCGACTACGGCCTGGAGCACTGGGTGCCCCAGCGCCGCCGGTCCTAC harbors:
- a CDS encoding amidohydrolase family protein, which codes for MDLDSVVAVDVHTHVEQDGHGCFALDEELLDASAAYFRAGQDRTPTVADIAEHYRARKMMAVVFTVDATSGTGHPALSSEEILDAAAGYPDVLVPFGSVDPHGDPVPAVRRLAARGARGFKFHPSLQAFEPNDPAYYPIYQAISDAGVPALFHTGQTGIGAGLPGGHGIKLRYSNPMLLDDVAADFPDLTIVMAHPSVPWQDEAISIATHKANVFVDLSGWRPKYFPPQLVRAADTVLRHKVLFGSDFPVITPDRWLADFAELDLRDEVRPLILKDNAVRVLGLV
- a CDS encoding IclR family transcriptional regulator; translated protein: MPGNLSTPGASVTSRVFALLGAFDAEHRSMPVSVLARRAGVPLATAHRLVTELVALGGLERRGDEYVIGRRLWDLGLLAPVQAELRHVAAPFLQDLFAAAHATVHLAERAGHEVLYLDRLSGRADVPVLSRVGGRLPLHATGVGKVLLAHAPADVRRAVLADLPRLTPYTLTRPALLAEQLERVRRDGFARTVDEMSVGACSVAVPVRRRGEVVAALGLVLPDLRRGHASPVAALTVAAAGIGRSLSAQ
- a CDS encoding 4-hydroxybenzoate 3-monooxygenase produces the protein MRTEVAIVGAGPAGLLLSHLLDRAGVESVVVETRSRQYVESRIRAGILEQSTVDLLRSVGLGERLDSEGDVHRGIHLQWPGRRHHLDFQDLVGRSVTVYGQTEVTKDLGRAREAAGQHIVYEVSGTAVHDIGTDRPSVTYTKDGRTERLEAAVVVGCDGSFGPSRAAVPEPRTWERTYPYSWLGILADVAPSTDELIYAWHPDGFALHSMRSAAVSRLYLQVPNGTDPGTWSDDRIWDALAARLGHGHDGWSLTPGPITEKSVLPMRSFVQQPMRHGRLFLAGDAAHIVPPTGAKGLNLAVADVALLAPALAALLRRGDTTPADGYSETALRRVWRCTHFSWSMTTMLHTSSDPFDDRLQRSQLEWIAASTAAATGLAENYAGLPIGF
- a CDS encoding LysR family transcriptional regulator, with the translated sequence MELRHLRSFVVLAEERHFGRAAARLHIAQPALSQQLRQLEQETGVRLLDRSTRRAELTGAGRLLQERATEILRAVDRTAADLALLATGRAGRVRAGFVGTATYDVLPRVSQRVRAELPDLDLDLRGELLGPFLLDAVRSGDLDIAVVRPGPVLPDDLHVRVLREEPLMAVLPAGHPRAGAEVVELAGLAGTPLVTHPSGRRSTMQPLTVDVCRRAGLDPEIVEVGETGTLVVSVAAGLGFGLVPASVTALRLDGVAFVPLADPVHVPLVLVHPPDPGPAVVRVADLIGAVVG
- a CDS encoding thiolase family protein — translated: MFGRFGGALAGVRPDDLSAAAVSGLLARVPGLDPGGIGDVAWGCANQAGEDNRNVGRMAVLLAGLPTTVPATTVNRLCGSSLDAAMQGSRAVEVGDADVVVAGGVESMTRAPWVLPKPSRAYPAGNVTAVSTTLGWRLVNARMPAEWTVSLGECNEQLADRFGIERERQDEFAARSHRLAALAWADGFYDDLVVPVDGVTPGRDEGIRDGSTPETLAGLKPSFRPDGTITAGNASPLSDGAAAVLLGSEAAAAAIGADPLARIAGRGVSALDPQEFGFAPVEAAARALARAGIGWDDVSAVELNEAFAVQSLACVDAWGIDPGIVNATGGALALGHPLGASGARVLGTLAARLARSGQRWGVAAICIGVGQALAVVLENVAGDRS
- a CDS encoding 3-oxoacid CoA-transferase subunit A gives rise to the protein MTPRVCDGCDEAVEGTADGATVLVGGFGMAGMPVDLVDALIRQGAGDLTVVSNNAGNGDTGLAALLATGRVRKVVCSFPRQADSWVFDELYRSGRIELEVVPQGTLAERLRAGGAGIGAFFTPTGAGTLLAEGKETRELGGRTQVLEYPITGDLALIRAHVADRMGNLVYRRTARNFGPVMATAARTVAVQVERVVEAGVLDPEAVVTPGIHVDRIVPATVEAAS
- a CDS encoding 3-oxoacid CoA-transferase subunit B, which encodes MSPDPQPRSQPRSKDGIAAAIARDIAAEHPGGAYVNLGIGQPTLVADHLPGGSGIVLHTENGMLNMGPAAHGDDVDPDLINAGKVPVTELPGAAYFHQADSFAMMRGGHLDVCVLGAFQVSAAGDLANWHTGAPGAIPAVGGAMDLAIGAKRVWVMMTLFDKRGTPKIVPRCDYPLTALACIDRVYTDLGTFEVGPGGVRARELHGISRPELVERLGPVELADA
- a CDS encoding C40 family peptidase — protein: MPKKQIGPAPCERFWLHGPDGRCPHCDAAPPVDATQPEDAPRREIAGPPPVTAVDLPAISADEDPTTVVAAPLLPPTVVAPLWGTDAELPTSMVRTVPAGTDVDLPALLRTGDGPGPRRRPDRSRSIGVAAGAVCAGLVLWSAVAIAPPVPSADQQAPAGSPPPGTSTTTDAAPPSGSGAEAAPPAGDGPAPPSGGRGGRSSIEPVAATSALPDQRAKIAVDVAMKQIGLPYVWGGDGPENGHRGFDCSGLTTFAYEKAGVTLPRTAHTQYRHGPRVPAGSPLQPGDLVFYGTVKKVHHVGMYIGSGRMVNAPTFGKPVQTAWYRYPGDDYLGASRPAATGTGSLPAPDPAVPERPDPTIPDQPEFRAPAAPRPATVPDPRAPQPPESRSAADSVAAARPGTPRSSTAPGTSDRSVSRPSTARPSAAGPSATRPSASRPSAGAPSAGAPSATRPSEPRPSEPRAVRPPAPRPEGGPDAPPATGDRTAPAPRNPGGSSRPVPPGTGAAGPPEARPAPQPSAGPPATRPAPAPSGPRTGGGRPAPDGPPRAHPRADPSTSAPPGSTPPSAPAEGTSRPGPPPPPGSAPPAPAPPATGGPPPPPGPQPADPQSADPQSADPQSAPSDRATETTAAPAPPPTAGTGPPSEPTTPPPTTPPPTTSAAQPPTPAAQHQSARVRVIALVVDGTTRPAPQVPVAGDGLPTAPGSTPSAAGWTVRLDAPVPADPATDLVLRLDDGSTRTFTVEATRTVPAPEAAGTSAALVVVVPVGDGRWQVTTARP
- the solA gene encoding N-methyl-L-tryptophan oxidase, yielding MSRYRAVVVGLGGLGSAALHRLAVELGPGVLGIEQFDLGHVRGASQDHSRIIRLAQHQDDYAALAAPAYKAWDEVESESGQTLVTRTGGLVIEDRAARRGAATGSRNIEGYTAMFDRYGVAYELLDADELVARWPQFRAGGSEQALYQSESGIVDAARANAVHVALARAHGAEVRARTPVRELRPDGDGVAVVTDEGTVLADRAVVATDAWTNQVLAGAGLRLPLTVLREQVTYYATPHLAEFSPSRFPVFMWHGSHNFYGFPVYGEVATKIGQHMGGDETTADDRSFEPDPVRQERYAAFVDRHLPRFGGPELYSKTCLYTVPPDQNFVLDRVPGHPQIVVAIGAGHAYKFAALIGGLLTDLALDRAPAHPVDGFALDRPALTDPSFGRTFHT
- a CDS encoding aromatic ring-hydroxylating oxygenase subunit alpha, which codes for MTAESTVAPATDPYTALPARPVDPALFTEESTYAATRRPVELSSTLIPDAYTSPEFFALEQERIFANGWVAAGFAGDVDRPGACVVVDVAGRSVIVTRNRHGALRGFHNVCRHRATALLDPDTREVGRRGRIRCPYHNWTYDTDGACLGTPLFEGSDVPEGQEAIFDTSEARGFDRADYGLLPVAVETWGFLLFVNLAADPAPLATQLGDLPQRFADYGLEHWVPQRRRSYDVAANYKLVGENFMEYYHLPWVHPELSLVSKISDHYRWQGPGMYTGMCTTPVSRNTDAGGWDGLRPLSSLGPQDADSGRFVWLFPSTALVVLPNHAFVLLNRPVAADRTVETAVLLAHPESLDDPDAEAGLDQLERFWDLVNQQDLEIIERVQAGVANPAYRGGRMCFRFEEPLHRFQNMVIDRMVGVDRVPDGDAETMTPMFPEP